From the Halopelagius longus genome, the window ACGAACGTCGTGATGACGACGAAGATGAGCGGGTTCTTCATCTGCGGAATCGTGATGTCCCGCATCATCCGCCAACTGCTGGCGCCGTCCAACTTCGCGGCCTCGTAGAGCCTGTCGGAGACGTTCTGCCTCGCCGCCAGCAGGACGACGAAGTTGAACGCCAGCGACCACCAGACCGTCGCGATCACGATGGCGGGCATCGCGAGGTCCGTCGATATCAGCCAGTTCCCCGTATCGACGGGGAGGTAGTACGGAATGAGCCCGGTCTCGCTGAACAGGTCGCTCCACAGCAGTCCGATCACGGCGACGGTCAGCACGTACGGACTGAAGAAGATCATCCGTAGCAGCCACTGTCCCTTGACCTCGCGGTTGACGCCGAGTGCCAGCAGAAGCGACAGCACGACGATGGTCGGAACGGTCAGCACCACGAAGTAGACCGTGTTCCGCAACGCCTGCCAGAACTGCGGGTCGTTCAGCAGGACCCGGTAGTTCTCGAATCCGATGAACTCCGACTGCGCGGGGAAGACCGGATCCCAGTTGTGGAAGCTCATGAACAGCCCGAACAGTAGCGGGCCGAACAGGAACCCGCCGGCGATGATGAGATACGGCAGCGCGAAGCCGATTCCGGCGAGTTGCTCGCGCCTCCGGCGAGACGTCATGTCGAGTCCGAAGCCGCCCTCGTCCGTTCCCTCGGAACTCTGTTCTGGGAGCGCCATGGGTCGTTAGTCGAACACCCCGCGAACGCCGTTTGCGGCCTGTTTGACCCCCGTTTCGGGAGTGACGTCGTTCAACCGAACCGACTGGATTCGCTGCCAGATCTCCTCGAGGTACTCCGTGTTCGAGTCCGTCCGCGGTTCGTACGCGAACTGGTCGTTCTGCGACATCTCGTAGAACGTCTGCACCGACTGCGACCACGCGTCACTGTTGCGAAGTTCGTCGCTCTCGAGGGCCGCCTTACTCGCCGGGAGGTGCCCCGCACCGGTGCCCCACTGGATGGCGTAGTTCTGCGTGAGTTCGCGGATGAACTTGATCGCCTTTTCTCGCCGCGCGTCGCTGCGAGATTCGTCGTACGGGATGATCAGTGTGTGACTGCTCGTGTTGGTCATGTGTTTCTCCGCGTCGGGCATCACCGCCGGCGCCGTCACCCCGAAGTCGAAGTCGGTGTCGCGAACGACGCTCAGGTGCCACGTGCCGTCGATTATAAAGCCCGCTTCGCCGTTGTTCCACGCTTCCCACCCGGCGGTGCCGT encodes:
- a CDS encoding carbohydrate ABC transporter permease — encoded protein: MTSRRRREQLAGIGFALPYLIIAGGFLFGPLLFGLFMSFHNWDPVFPAQSEFIGFENYRVLLNDPQFWQALRNTVYFVVLTVPTIVVLSLLLALGVNREVKGQWLLRMIFFSPYVLTVAVIGLLWSDLFSETGLIPYYLPVDTGNWLISTDLAMPAIVIATVWWSLAFNFVVLLAARQNVSDRLYEAAKLDGASSWRMMRDITIPQMKNPLIFVVITTFVSSFQVFGQPFIMTQGGPSFSTTTVVLYLYNTAFSTGDFGYAAAVGYVLFMILIVVSATNFYVLGSDTS